A stretch of Halomonas elongata DSM 2581 DNA encodes these proteins:
- a CDS encoding DUF427 domain-containing protein, translated as MANYTTPRINLHPHTRRVQIYHRDTLLADTSDVIELREKDYPQRQYLPRSDVDMSKPTTSTAVTHCPDKGDSTYYSLPDLLDIAWSYDHPIDEMSAIAGRLAFDSNKMTELVE; from the coding sequence ATGGCCAATTACACCACCCCCCGCATCAATTTACACCCGCATACACGCAGGGTGCAGATATACCATCGCGATACCCTGCTCGCCGATACCAGCGACGTCATTGAGCTGCGCGAGAAAGACTATCCACAGCGGCAATATCTGCCGCGATCCGATGTGGATATGTCGAAGCCCACCACCTCCACCGCCGTGACCCACTGCCCCGACAAGGGCGACAGCACCTACTACTCATTACCCGACCTCCTGGATATCGCCTGGAGCTATGACCACCCCATCGATGAGATGAGCGCCATCGCCGGCCGGCTGGCTTTTGACTCGAATAAAATGACGGAGCTTGTGGAGTGA
- a CDS encoding ribulose-bisphosphate carboxylase large subunit family protein: MIHARYLLETPLDPESVAAMMAGEQSAGTFVRVPGETDELRERHGARVQRLTVLGESDCPTLASAYLERKGVTGPWRRAEVEIAYPEDNVGVNLPTLAAVVAGNLFDLGEVTALKLLDVTLRPEYRARYPLPAMGIEGTRRCLDVHERPLFGTIIKPNIGMSPADIARLVQSLCEAGVDFIKDDEIVGNPACAPVKERVDSVMKVVRDHRERTGKEVMVAFNITDELDAMRRHADHVLAQGGNCVMASLNWCGLSAIQALRQHTPLCLHGHRNGSGAFGRHPAHGIAFPAWQTLYRLAGADHLHVHGMGGKFADATDEVALAARRCLTPLGSEDDRVLPVFSSGQWAGTLPSTHARIGGSQDFLFLAGGGILAHPEGPRAGVESLRAAWEAVTAGEDLRQHAKRSPALARALDSFGSR; this comes from the coding sequence GTGATTCATGCCCGCTACCTGCTTGAGACACCGCTGGATCCCGAGTCAGTTGCGGCGATGATGGCCGGTGAGCAGAGCGCCGGCACCTTCGTGCGTGTGCCTGGCGAGACCGACGAGCTGCGCGAGCGGCATGGAGCCCGGGTACAACGCCTGACCGTGCTGGGGGAGTCTGATTGCCCGACACTGGCCAGTGCCTATCTGGAGCGCAAGGGAGTCACGGGACCCTGGCGACGTGCCGAGGTCGAGATTGCTTATCCCGAAGACAATGTGGGCGTGAATCTGCCCACGCTTGCTGCCGTGGTGGCGGGGAATTTGTTCGACCTGGGCGAAGTCACCGCACTCAAGCTTCTCGACGTGACACTGCGCCCCGAGTATCGCGCGCGTTACCCCCTTCCGGCCATGGGTATCGAAGGGACGCGACGTTGCCTTGACGTTCATGAGCGGCCGCTCTTCGGCACGATCATCAAGCCAAATATTGGTATGAGTCCGGCGGATATCGCGCGCCTGGTGCAATCTCTTTGCGAGGCTGGCGTCGATTTTATCAAGGATGACGAGATCGTCGGCAATCCAGCCTGCGCGCCGGTAAAAGAGCGGGTCGACTCCGTGATGAAGGTGGTACGTGATCATCGTGAGCGGACGGGCAAGGAGGTCATGGTTGCCTTCAACATCACTGATGAACTCGATGCGATGCGTCGCCACGCCGACCACGTGCTGGCGCAGGGGGGCAACTGCGTCATGGCTTCCCTCAACTGGTGCGGTCTGTCCGCTATCCAGGCGCTGCGGCAGCACACGCCACTTTGCCTCCATGGGCATCGCAATGGCTCGGGCGCCTTCGGCCGGCATCCCGCACACGGGATCGCGTTTCCAGCGTGGCAGACGCTCTACCGGCTCGCCGGGGCAGATCATCTTCACGTGCATGGAATGGGTGGCAAGTTCGCCGATGCCACAGACGAAGTCGCCTTGGCCGCGCGTCGTTGCCTGACGCCGCTCGGTAGCGAGGACGATCGAGTACTGCCGGTATTTTCCTCGGGCCAGTGGGCCGGCACGCTGCCCTCGACTCACGCACGAATCGGCGGAAGCCAGGACTTCCTGTTCCTCGCCGGTGGCGGTATCCTCGCACACCCCGAAGGCCCCCGAGCCGGGGTGGAAAGCCTGCGGGCCGCATGGGAGGCGGTGACGGCGGGGGAAGACTTGCGCCAACACGCCAAACGTTCCCCGGCGCTTGCTCGCGCGCTCGATAGCTTCGGGAGCCGCTGA
- a CDS encoding TRAP transporter large permease — MTLTLLVLFAAGLILGIPIAVCLGVSSVITILLHDLPFAVVAQRSVNALDSTPLLAVPLFIFAASLLSATGVTSHLFELTRLFVGRLRGGVAQVNVLVSLIFSGMSGAALADIGALGGIQIKMMEAQGYMRRFAAGTTIAAATIGPIFPPSIPLIIFASAAEVSAVRALLAGVVPALIVTAALMVQIAIMARRGNLPRDTHRPSASEIGRKFTISLPALLAPVLMIAGLLSGVFGPTEVAGVIVAYSVVIGILFYRSLTVQRFFTAARESVEASANILFIVATAALFAWVLTIGGVPAMAGQWLLSISTDPLVLLLILNVLLLVAGMFLESIAAILIIAPIVAPTLMMAGVPAEQLGVIFVLNLMIGLLTPPIGMSLYMVSIITRMEFGEVVRGVLPFYLPLFVALVVVTLFPGFSTWLPNLIMQ; from the coding sequence ATGACGCTTACCCTCCTGGTGCTGTTCGCTGCTGGACTGATCCTTGGCATACCGATAGCCGTCTGCCTTGGCGTATCGTCGGTTATCACCATTCTGCTTCACGACCTGCCGTTTGCTGTCGTGGCGCAGCGCAGCGTGAACGCGCTCGACTCCACGCCGCTGTTGGCGGTTCCGCTTTTCATCTTCGCCGCGTCTTTGCTGAGCGCTACGGGCGTGACGAGTCACCTATTCGAGCTGACACGCCTGTTCGTCGGACGCCTCCGAGGCGGCGTTGCACAGGTCAACGTACTGGTCAGCCTGATCTTTTCCGGTATGTCCGGCGCGGCGCTGGCCGATATCGGGGCGCTTGGCGGGATCCAGATCAAGATGATGGAAGCGCAGGGCTATATGCGGCGCTTCGCTGCGGGCACCACGATTGCGGCCGCGACCATCGGGCCAATCTTCCCACCCTCGATCCCACTCATCATCTTCGCCAGTGCCGCCGAAGTATCGGCCGTGCGTGCGCTGCTGGCAGGGGTGGTGCCCGCGCTGATCGTGACGGCTGCCCTCATGGTGCAGATCGCCATCATGGCGCGTCGGGGCAACCTGCCGCGCGATACCCATCGTCCCTCCGCGTCGGAGATCGGCCGCAAGTTCACGATCTCCCTGCCCGCACTCCTGGCTCCCGTACTGATGATTGCGGGGCTGCTGAGTGGGGTATTCGGCCCGACCGAAGTGGCGGGTGTGATCGTGGCCTATTCCGTCGTCATTGGCATCCTCTTCTACCGGAGCTTGACGGTGCAGCGGTTCTTCACCGCCGCACGTGAAAGCGTGGAAGCCAGCGCGAACATTCTCTTTATCGTGGCTACCGCCGCGCTTTTCGCCTGGGTATTGACCATCGGAGGCGTACCCGCCATGGCGGGGCAGTGGTTGTTGAGCATATCGACCGACCCGTTGGTACTGCTGTTGATCCTCAATGTGCTGCTGCTGGTGGCCGGGATGTTTCTCGAATCCATCGCCGCCATCCTGATCATCGCGCCCATCGTTGCTCCGACCCTGATGATGGCAGGTGTCCCGGCAGAGCAGTTGGGGGTGATCTTTGTGCTCAATCTGATGATCGGGCTACTGACGCCGCCTATCGGCATGAGTCTCTACATGGTTTCGATCATCACGCGGATGGAGTTCGGCGAGGTCGTGCGTGGTGTCCTGCCTTTTTACCTTCCGCTTTTCGTGGCGCTGGTTGTGGTGACCCTGTTCCCGGGTTTTTCCACCTGGCTGCCCAACCTAATCATGCAGTGA
- a CDS encoding AIPR family protein yields the protein MNPIIKAQLQNFKEMNPNEHLNDSDFFEVMSIFSLENGILGENIDPFKAHLRGDEFGVDGVAISVQGTLCSDIDEAIEILSHGKNHNSEFHFYQSKISSSLDYGDVSKFLDAVYDFFSDQKLIEGEQLVSLAEVKDAIYESAAKTSPSLRCYYCTTGTGQASDVIRRLIETNKARLLELNIFDDVHIECVGAKTIQTGFRSATNSSSAKLNFQKSITMPAHDKVDEAHIGYVSASEILEIALGEEDQEGTRHVNRALFYDNVRDFNPNSEINKSIIYELEHGDNASFVFKNNGVTIVAKSIDRKGDTFSLEDYQIVNGCQTANILAHIRDKAENISVPLRLIGCRDPDFVSNIIVGTNRQNEVREDQFWAMLPFMKDLEEYCASQNMSSRIYIERRDNQYRDTSIERTRIFRPSDLMKAAAAMFFYQPHRAARDHRGIRKEFSRKIFSESHNVELYHLAAFALYKFDYLIRSGKVDRSRVIFKFYALYALIKSYWRTPDILDAPSRSQKKVRNSVISILDNNERFVGHIEEAVGHLENLTAEAGATSREKIRDYIRSESVVDEFNKRLFPSKQEG from the coding sequence ATGAACCCCATTATTAAGGCGCAGCTCCAGAACTTCAAGGAGATGAACCCTAATGAACATTTGAACGATTCCGATTTTTTTGAAGTAATGTCAATTTTTTCATTGGAAAATGGGATCCTTGGTGAAAATATTGACCCCTTTAAAGCTCATTTGCGAGGGGATGAGTTTGGTGTTGATGGCGTTGCAATCTCAGTTCAAGGAACTTTGTGCTCAGATATTGATGAAGCAATTGAAATTCTTTCTCATGGAAAAAATCATAACTCTGAGTTCCATTTTTATCAGTCAAAAATATCAAGCAGCTTGGACTATGGGGATGTTTCGAAATTTCTGGATGCTGTGTATGACTTCTTCTCTGATCAAAAATTAATTGAGGGAGAGCAGTTGGTAAGTTTGGCAGAAGTGAAAGATGCAATATATGAAAGCGCAGCCAAAACGAGTCCCTCGCTGAGGTGCTATTACTGTACGACAGGAACCGGTCAAGCGTCTGATGTCATTAGGAGGTTAATTGAAACAAACAAAGCAAGGTTGCTTGAATTGAACATATTTGATGACGTACATATCGAATGTGTCGGTGCAAAAACTATTCAAACTGGATTTCGTTCAGCCACTAACTCATCATCTGCAAAATTAAATTTCCAAAAATCTATAACCATGCCGGCTCATGATAAAGTTGATGAGGCTCACATTGGATATGTGTCTGCATCAGAGATATTAGAAATAGCACTTGGAGAGGAGGACCAAGAGGGCACCCGCCATGTAAACAGAGCGCTATTTTACGATAATGTAAGGGATTTCAACCCCAACTCAGAAATAAATAAGTCAATAATTTACGAGTTGGAGCATGGAGACAATGCTTCTTTTGTGTTTAAAAATAATGGAGTTACGATTGTCGCAAAAAGTATAGACCGAAAGGGCGACACCTTTAGCCTAGAAGATTATCAAATTGTTAACGGCTGTCAAACTGCAAATATTTTAGCCCACATTAGAGATAAGGCGGAGAATATTTCTGTTCCATTACGCTTAATCGGCTGCAGAGACCCTGATTTTGTTTCTAATATTATAGTTGGAACTAACCGTCAGAACGAAGTCAGGGAGGACCAGTTCTGGGCGATGCTGCCATTTATGAAGGACCTTGAGGAATACTGCGCTTCTCAGAATATGTCCTCTCGGATATATATTGAGCGAAGGGATAATCAATATCGAGATACTTCAATAGAGCGAACTCGGATTTTTCGACCCTCGGACTTGATGAAGGCAGCTGCGGCGATGTTTTTCTATCAGCCTCACCGAGCCGCTCGAGACCATAGAGGAATTCGAAAAGAGTTCTCAAGGAAAATTTTTTCCGAAAGTCATAATGTTGAGCTTTATCACTTGGCTGCATTTGCGTTATATAAATTTGACTATTTAATCCGCTCTGGAAAAGTTGATAGGTCTCGAGTTATTTTTAAATTTTATGCCTTATATGCATTAATAAAGAGTTATTGGAGAACTCCAGATATTTTGGACGCGCCGTCAAGATCACAAAAAAAGGTTAGGAATTCTGTTATTTCGATATTAGATAATAACGAAAGGTTTGTAGGTCACATTGAGGAAGCTGTAGGTCATCTTGAAAACCTGACGGCTGAAGCAGGCGCAACATCTCGGGAAAAGATTCGTGATTATATTAGAAGTGAAAGTGTAGTGGACGAGTTTAATAAGAGGCTCTTTCCTAGCAAGCAGGAAGGTTGA
- a CDS encoding ion transporter, whose translation MPATRTTSPALERAHLVWDLFIIVLVIANLALLLFDSLFLLPPLNAAFETVAPGLHGAYDEHIHANFLTIDLAFVAIFLLDVLLGWAVAIAERHYHRWFFYPFVHWYDVLGCIPLGGFRLLRILRVISLLHRLQRMGLIDVRRWYLYSVVAKYYDILLEELTDRIAIRMLDNVQQELRAGDGLSAPVIERVVEPRKQALIREISQRLEGMAGDTYTHNRDDILRYVRGLVGRTLSESPEFKRITRLPLGGQLARGLEASLSDLACHLVDEALAGLKSTEFSTLVEQLAESGFDAWLHTDPQTEQITEQVLVDMLELLKEQIAVKGWQHKYE comes from the coding sequence ATGCCCGCCACCCGCACGACCTCGCCCGCCCTGGAACGGGCCCACCTGGTGTGGGATCTGTTCATCATCGTGCTGGTGATCGCCAACCTGGCGCTGCTGCTGTTCGACAGCCTCTTCCTGCTGCCGCCGCTGAACGCCGCCTTCGAGACCGTGGCACCCGGTCTGCACGGCGCCTACGACGAGCACATCCATGCCAATTTCCTCACTATCGACCTGGCATTCGTGGCCATCTTCCTGCTCGACGTGCTGCTGGGCTGGGCAGTGGCCATCGCCGAGCGGCATTACCACCGCTGGTTCTTCTATCCCTTCGTGCACTGGTACGACGTGCTCGGCTGCATCCCGCTCGGCGGCTTCCGGCTGCTGCGTATCCTGCGCGTCATCTCGCTGCTGCACCGCCTGCAACGCATGGGCCTGATCGACGTGCGCCGCTGGTACCTCTATAGCGTGGTCGCCAAGTACTACGACATCCTGCTGGAGGAGCTTACCGACCGTATCGCCATCCGTATGCTCGACAACGTGCAACAGGAGCTGCGCGCCGGCGACGGGCTCTCGGCACCGGTGATCGAGCGCGTGGTGGAGCCTCGCAAGCAGGCGCTGATCCGCGAGATCAGCCAGCGGCTGGAGGGCATGGCGGGAGACACCTACACACACAACCGCGACGACATCCTGCGCTATGTACGCGGGCTGGTCGGCCGCACCCTGTCGGAGAGCCCGGAGTTCAAGCGGATTACGCGCCTGCCGTTGGGTGGCCAACTGGCCCGGGGGCTTGAAGCCTCGCTCTCCGACCTGGCCTGCCATCTGGTCGACGAGGCCCTGGCAGGCCTGAAATCGACGGAATTCTCCACCCTGGTGGAGCAACTGGCCGAGAGCGGTTTCGATGCCTGGCTGCACACCGACCCGCAGACCGAACAGATCACCGAGCAGGTGCTGGTGGACATGCTGGAGCTGCTCAAGGAGCAGATCGCGGTCAAGGGCTGGCAGCACAAGTATGAGTGA
- a CDS encoding four-carbon acid sugar kinase family protein produces MTPSTRYVFVADDFTGATDTLATLARAGLAVRLFLDVPGPSDTEGLDAFGIATEARALSKAEMTSLMQSIGHRLLPHRPEVVHLKICSTFDSAPQTGNFALAMQLLGDALEIRTRAILGGQPSLGRYCVFGHLFARAADGRVYRIDRHPVMKSHPVTPMTESDLLQHIASLDGTPPVLVDRVTLQRHDDLRLPDPEGSTLFDAVDGQDIDRVGAYLRASTPVLCAGASSVAEAVVGAGPRRAPGRVESSGPVLAFVGSRSSVSAEQVHRATAYRGVALAPARLTDSCDLEDLIAAIDTALQSGENVMIHLDDSTSPGTPRDLAQRSAALVRTIAQHSRLGALVVAGGDTSSAIIRALGPLSMAFSGDIDPGVSLCMADFGEGRRLPVVLKGGQVGRPDLFDYLVSDVFG; encoded by the coding sequence GTGACACCCTCTACACGCTACGTATTCGTTGCCGATGATTTCACTGGCGCGACGGACACCTTGGCAACGCTGGCTCGAGCGGGACTCGCGGTGCGACTCTTTCTGGACGTGCCCGGGCCCAGCGATACCGAGGGCCTCGATGCCTTCGGCATTGCCACCGAGGCCCGCGCCCTGAGTAAGGCGGAAATGACGTCGCTAATGCAGTCGATAGGCCACAGGCTGTTGCCGCATCGGCCAGAGGTCGTGCACCTCAAGATTTGCTCGACCTTCGACAGCGCGCCGCAGACGGGTAACTTCGCTCTCGCCATGCAGCTCCTGGGCGATGCTCTCGAGATTCGAACCCGGGCCATCCTCGGTGGCCAGCCCAGCCTCGGTCGTTACTGTGTCTTCGGTCATCTATTCGCCCGCGCAGCGGATGGGCGGGTATATCGGATCGACCGGCACCCGGTCATGAAGTCCCATCCGGTGACCCCCATGACCGAGAGCGACCTGTTGCAGCACATCGCTTCACTCGACGGAACGCCGCCGGTCCTCGTCGATCGCGTCACTCTGCAACGTCACGATGATCTGCGCCTGCCTGATCCGGAAGGCAGCACGCTTTTCGACGCCGTCGACGGGCAGGATATCGATCGCGTGGGAGCCTACCTGCGGGCCAGCACCCCGGTGCTCTGCGCTGGAGCCAGCAGCGTCGCCGAGGCCGTGGTCGGCGCGGGGCCTCGCCGTGCTCCAGGACGCGTCGAGTCGTCCGGTCCCGTTCTGGCCTTTGTTGGCAGCCGCTCTTCAGTCAGTGCCGAACAGGTCCACCGGGCCACCGCTTATCGAGGTGTTGCCCTGGCTCCGGCTCGGCTTACCGATTCCTGCGACCTCGAAGACCTCATCGCGGCTATCGATACGGCGCTGCAGAGCGGGGAAAACGTGATGATCCATCTCGATGACAGTACCTCCCCCGGAACGCCTCGCGATCTTGCGCAGCGCTCGGCCGCACTCGTCCGGACCATCGCTCAACACTCCCGGCTTGGTGCCCTGGTCGTTGCCGGTGGTGACACCTCCAGTGCCATCATCCGAGCTCTTGGCCCTCTTTCGATGGCGTTCAGTGGCGATATCGACCCGGGCGTTTCACTTTGCATGGCCGATTTTGGAGAAGGTCGGCGGCTGCCGGTTGTCTTGAAAGGCGGGCAGGTAGGGCGGCCGGATTTATTCGACTACCTGGTGAGCGATGTCTTTGGTTAG
- a CDS encoding 5'-methylthioadenosine/S-adenosylhomocysteine nucleosidase (Enables the cleavage of the glycosidic bond in both 5'-methylthioadenosine and S-adenosylhomocysteine), translated as MSNTPRTPAPLTNLGGRSVLFVMAADAEYGPHLRERFVPFMTGVGPVEAAVELTAALADLQARGRLPDLVVSLGSAGSRELEQTEVYQATSVAYRDMDASPLGFEPGVTPFLDLPATLPLPLRIPGIREATLSTGADIVSGAAYDAIDADMVDMESYACLRACTRFGVPLVVLRGISDGKAELHHVDDWTEYLHVIDEKLADAVDRLGEAIGQELLTR; from the coding sequence ATGAGCAATACACCACGCACACCGGCACCGCTGACGAACCTGGGCGGTCGCTCCGTTCTCTTCGTGATGGCAGCGGATGCTGAATATGGCCCGCATCTCAGGGAGCGTTTCGTTCCCTTCATGACCGGCGTGGGGCCGGTCGAGGCGGCGGTGGAGCTCACCGCCGCGTTGGCCGATCTGCAGGCACGCGGGCGGCTGCCGGATCTGGTGGTGTCGCTGGGCTCGGCGGGCAGCCGGGAGCTGGAGCAGACCGAGGTCTATCAGGCGACGTCGGTTGCCTACCGCGATATGGACGCTTCACCGCTGGGCTTCGAACCGGGCGTCACGCCCTTTCTCGACCTGCCAGCCACCCTCCCCTTGCCGCTGCGCATTCCCGGGATTCGCGAGGCGACGCTGTCGACCGGCGCCGATATCGTTTCGGGCGCGGCCTACGATGCCATCGACGCCGACATGGTGGACATGGAGAGCTACGCCTGCCTGCGCGCCTGCACGCGTTTCGGCGTGCCGCTGGTTGTGCTGCGCGGCATCTCGGACGGCAAGGCGGAGCTGCACCACGTCGACGACTGGACAGAGTATCTCCACGTCATCGACGAGAAGCTGGCCGATGCCGTGGATCGGTTGGGCGAGGCGATCGGCCAGGAGCTACTGACGCGCTAG
- a CDS encoding VOC family protein, with protein sequence MSRFLGEIRQLGYVVPDIEAAMDHWSRVMGVGPFFYNPRVPIEGYHYGGEPFEVENSVALANSGFIQVELIQTRNDAPSMYRDFMRAGNMGLQHVAYWTEDFDTDLARMLELGFKVQMEGQVGANGRFAYFDREAHPGTVIELSEVKGPKGRMFEMIRQASIDWDGRDPVRPFPSLTETTP encoded by the coding sequence ATGAGTAGATTCTTGGGGGAAATCCGGCAGCTAGGGTATGTCGTACCCGATATCGAGGCCGCCATGGACCACTGGTCGCGGGTGATGGGCGTCGGTCCCTTTTTCTACAACCCGCGTGTACCGATCGAGGGCTACCATTATGGCGGCGAGCCCTTCGAGGTCGAGAATTCTGTGGCGTTGGCCAATTCCGGTTTCATTCAGGTCGAGCTGATTCAGACCCGTAATGATGCACCCTCGATGTATCGCGATTTCATGCGGGCGGGAAATATGGGTCTCCAGCACGTGGCTTACTGGACCGAGGACTTCGATACCGACCTGGCCCGAATGCTCGAGCTTGGCTTCAAGGTACAGATGGAAGGCCAGGTTGGCGCCAATGGCCGCTTTGCCTACTTTGATCGCGAGGCACATCCGGGCACGGTGATCGAGCTCTCCGAGGTCAAGGGGCCGAAGGGGCGCATGTTCGAGATGATTCGTCAGGCCAGCATCGATTGGGATGGGCGCGACCCGGTACGCCCCTTCCCCTCGCTGACGGAGACCACGCCGTGA
- a CDS encoding TRAP transporter small permease yields MSEIGWLVSARAALSRMARAGLWLSVMLLIAIAVLVAGQVVMRNAFSIGLHWADELARWFGIALVYLTIPYLLDRSAHIAVEILPNRLKGRWRMAVLAFSELAVATFAGLSLVAFSAFLERAARFRTPALELPNLIFYMPAVIGIALLGAIAVTRALILLGGKEPS; encoded by the coding sequence ATGTCAGAGATCGGTTGGCTGGTTTCAGCGCGTGCGGCACTCAGCAGAATGGCGCGAGCGGGACTATGGCTCTCGGTCATGTTGTTGATTGCCATTGCGGTATTGGTGGCGGGCCAGGTCGTGATGCGTAATGCGTTTTCCATTGGCCTGCACTGGGCGGATGAACTGGCACGATGGTTCGGCATCGCGCTGGTTTACCTGACCATTCCGTACCTGCTCGATCGCAGTGCGCATATCGCCGTCGAAATATTGCCCAACCGGCTCAAGGGGCGTTGGCGTATGGCGGTACTGGCTTTCTCCGAGCTGGCCGTGGCGACATTCGCCGGGCTCAGTCTGGTGGCCTTTTCCGCTTTCCTCGAGCGTGCGGCGCGTTTCCGCACTCCGGCCCTGGAACTGCCCAACTTGATCTTCTATATGCCCGCCGTTATCGGCATAGCCCTGCTCGGGGCTATCGCCGTGACGCGGGCCCTGATACTGCTAGGGGGGAAAGAGCCATCATGA